The Bradysia coprophila strain Holo2 unplaced genomic scaffold, BU_Bcop_v1 contig_732, whole genome shotgun sequence genome has a window encoding:
- the LOC119084147 gene encoding alpha-tocopherol transfer protein-like — MAQPNIQIHSKELKEFEDLIRTKSDLPQSIDKLLLLRFLNARSGDVEEAEKLLRKNLKFRKKCPKLFNNRDVSSDAFQEARKVAQVFRMPKVTPDGYEIVVFRLTDTNPRHFITKDILRSNVTMLDASFLTDADAVKGSIGLVDLTGFSFMHFLKAFSNLSLQNWYGKFVHQAAPWKPIRVHAVHCPGVVKRFISFVGPRVRSNYMELLHFHDDYELNDEALPKEFIPNEFGGTAGSIDDLHND, encoded by the exons atggcTCAACCGAACATTCAAATACACAGCAAAGAGTTGAAAGAATTTGAGGATTTAATTCGAACGAAAAGCGACCTACCTCAGAGCATtg ACAAGTTACTGCTGCTCCGTTTCCTCAACGCACGTAGCGGCGATGTCGAAGAAGCCGAAAAGTTGTTGcggaaaaatcttaaattccgaaaaaagTGTCCCAAACTATTTAACAACCGAGATGTGTCAAGCGATGCATTCCAAGAAGCACGAAAAGTGGCCCAAGTATTCCGGATGCCGAAAGTAACGCCTGACGGATACGAAATTGTTGTCTTCCGGCTAACGGACACAAATCCTCGCCACTTTATCACCAAAGACATTCTTCGCTCCAATGTTACCATGCTGGACGCTAGTTTTCTGACCGATGCTGATGCAGTGAAGGGATCGATTGGATTAGTTGACCTGACCGGATTTTCGTTCATGCATTTTCTGAAAGCATTCAGCAATCTTTCCCTGCAGAACTGGTATGGAAAATTTGTGCACCAAGCAGCACCCTGGAAACCGATTCGTGTTCATGCCGTTCATTGTCCAGGGGTTGTGAAAAGGTTTATATCGTTTGTTGGTCCGCGAGTTCGCAGTAATTACATGGAACTTCTACATTTCCACGACGACTACGAATTAAACGACGAAGCTTTGCCGAAGGAGTTCATTCCGAATGAGTTCGGTGGAACAGCTGGTAGTATTGATGACCTTCACAATGATTGA